A window of Cellulosimicrobium protaetiae genomic DNA:
CGCTCTCCTACCCCCGCGTCGCCCGCCGCGCGACGCCGCGCCTCACCCTGGTCGGTGCGTCCACCCTCGTGGGCGTGGGCTTCCTGCTCTTCCTGCCGTTCCACGGGACGTACGCGAACGTGCTCACCAACATGGTCGTCGTCGGACTCGGCTCCGGCGCGCTCGTCGCCGCGCTGCCTGCCGCAGCGGCCGCCGCCGCACCCCCGACGCTCACCGGCGTCGCGACCGGCCTCACGAACTCCGTCAAGACCGTCGGCGGGGCGATCGCGTCGTGCGTCTTCGGCATCGCGCTCGCCGGTGCCGCGCTCCAGGGCGGCGCGACCGAGAGCACGGCAGGATCGTTCGGCGGGTACGTCACCGTCTGGGTCGTGTGCGGCACGACGGCGCTCGTCGCCGCCGTCCTCCTCCTCGCCGTCGTCCCGCGCCAGGCCTTCACCGACCCCGCCGCCACGGCCCCCACCGAGGGCACCCCCACGGTCCCCACCCCGACCGCCTGACACCCGCCGAGACAGAACCCTCGTTCGGCCGAAGGAGAACCTGGTCGCGCGAGATAGAACCCTGGTCGGCCGAAGTAGAACCGCGGTCACGCGAGGTAGAACGCTGGTTCTTGTGCTCGACGGCGTGTGGTTGCGTTGGGTGGTCGGGGTGGGTGGTGGTGCCGCGTCTACCATCCGCCGCTCGTTCCTCGCGGCTCCCGCCAGGCCCAGCCACGACGCGGCACCACCACCCACCCCGACCTGCTCCGTCGCGCCCTCGGCGTCGCTCACCCGGGCGACCGCCCGCGGTGTCGGTCGTGCGATCCAGGTCGCCGTCGCCGCATCCGGAATCGGCACGACACCTGGCCCCACCGCCCCGGACCGTGTCCCGCACCGCCGCACCGCCGCGCCGCAGCTGGGGATCGTGGGTGGCGTCGCGGTCGCGACGCGACCTGGTCGTCGCGACTTCGCGCCGAGTCGTCGCGCCATCACGCCGAACAGGTGGTCTGGGTTCGTCCTGTCTGCCTGACGAGCCACGGTCGCCTGTTCGGCCTGCCACGATCGCCTGGTCGGCCGCCGCCGTGCCATGGCGGGATGACGGCCGAGCGGTGGGGGTGGGCTCGGATGCGAAGGGGCGTCAGAGCGGCGCTCCTCAGACCCACGGCCGAGGGACCGGGGTGATGGCGCCGCAGCCCCGAGCACCGAGGCCGCCCCCACCGCGGACCCGACCCCGCGGGTCCGAGACCCGACCAGGGTTCTACCTCGGCAGACCAGAGTTCTACCTCGCGCGACCACGGTTCTGCCTCGCGCGACCAGAGTTCTACCTCGGCGGTCGGGCCTCGTCGTCGAGGGGGTCGGCGTGGCGGCGGCCCAGGACGTCGAGCCGTGCCCAGAGGATCGCGAGCGCGGCACCGCCGCCGATCTCGGCCGCGGCGAGCGCGCCGACGACGAGCGCGTCGGCTCCGACGACCTCGAGCCGCCCGGGCCCGACCGCTCCGCCGGCGAGCCAGCTCACGAGCCCGACGAGCAGCCCCGCGCCCACCGCGACCCCGGCGACGGCGAGGCCGACGTCGAGCCACCGGACGTCGTCGTCCGGGTGCGTGCGGGTCACGTCGCGCAGGCGGCGCCACACGAACGTCCCTGCCACGACGCCGAACGCGACGACGACGGCCGGCACCCAGGGGGTCAGGGAGTTGGTCCAGTCGTCGCCGGGCAGGGCACCGAGCATCGGGATCGCCGGCAGGGCGCCGGGCTCCGAGCCGGTCGGGGCGAACGCGCTGCCCTCGCCGACGGCGAACCCGGGACCGACGAGCCACGCCCCCGCCCAGGCCACGAGGTTCGGGAGGACGGCGAGCTGCGCGAGCGCGAGGACGATCCCGCCGACGGTCCCGGGGACGAGGCCCGCGACGATGTCGCCCGACGTCGCGCGCCCGGCGACGAGCCAGGCCCCGACGACGACCGCGGAGGCGCCCGCCAGCAGGCTCGTGCCCAGCAGGCCGCCGCGCAGGCCCAGCCGCACCGACGGCGGGAGCCACCGGTCGAGCCGCTGTGTGAGGTCGCCGACGAACGGCGCGTCCGGCCGCGCGAGGATCCCGGCCCCGAGGCCGAGACCGCCGACGACGGCGCCCCCGACGACGGCGACGCCGAGGCCCCACAGGGGGGTCGACCCGGCGAGCAGGGCGACGCCCAGCGTCGCGAGCGCGTAGGTCACGGTGCCCGCGACCCACGCGGACGTCGTCGTGTGCGCGGAGCGGCGCGCGGACGCGAAGCAGCAGAACAGCGCGAGCGCGGTGAGCCCGAGCGGGACGAGCGTGACGGTCGTGCCGCTCGCGACGAGGGGGACCCCGTGGCCGAGGAGCCAGAAGCCCGCCGCGATCGTCACGGACTGTCCCCACCCACCGCCCTCTGACGTCCCCGTCGAGGACGCGAGGAAGGCCACGACCCCGGGCAGCACGACGACCGCGAGGGAGAGCGCGAGCGCCTGGAGCGCGGCGAGCACGCCCGACGGTCCGCGCCGGACCACGACCGGTGCGGGGGCCGGGCTGCCGTCCACGGTGCGCGTGCGCGCACCACGCGTCGTGCTGGTGGTGCTCATGGTGCCCATCGTCGTCGATCGAGTGGTCGGTACGTGGCATTCGCCCCGGCGCGCCAGCCTACCCGCGCCTACGATCGGTCCATGACGACGTCGCCCGCCCCGACCGCGTTCGTGCTCGGGGGTGGCGGGGTGCGCGGTGCGGTCCAGATCGGCATGCTGCGAGCCCTCCTGGAGCGGGGCATCGCGCCGGACCTCGTCGTCGGCACGTCGATCGGCGCGATCAACGGGGCGGCCCTCGCCGCTGACCCGACGCTCGCCGTCGTCCCCCGTCTCGAGTCCGCCTGGTCCTCACCCGCCGCGGCGCAGGTCTACGGCGAGGCCTGGTACCGGCAGGTGCGCCGCCTCGCGACGACACGCACCCACCTCGCCAGCCCGGCGCCTCTGCGCGCGCTCCTGCGCCAGGTGCTGGGCGCGCGCGCGACGTTCGCCGACCTCGACGTGCCGCTCGTCGTCGCCGCGGCGTCGATCGAGCGAGCGGCGGAGCGCTGGTTCAGCGAGGGCCCGCTCGTGGACGCCGTGCTCGCGTCGGCGTCCGTCCCCGGCGCGCTCCCGCCGACGCGCATCGGGGACGAGCACTACGTCGACGGCGGGGTGGTCTCCTCCATCCCGCTGGGCGAGGCGGTACGACGCGGCGCGCGCACGGTCTGGGTGCTCCAGGTCGGGCGGATCGAGGAGCCGCTACGACCCCCGCGGACCGCGGTCGAGGTCGCGAAGGTGACGTTCGAGATCGCCCGGCGGCACCGATTCGCCCGCGAGCTCGCCGAGGTGCCCGACGACGTGACCGTCCACGTCCTGCCCAGCGGCGGGCCGCTGCCCGGTGACGACCGGCTCTCCTCGTCGCGCCGCCTCGACACGACCCGTGCCCGCGCGTCGTCGTCGTACGCCGCGTCCCGCCGCTACCTGGAGGACCTGGGGGGCGACGCGTGAACGTCGCTCCCCCACCACGGTGGGTCCGCCGGCTGCTCCTCGCGCCGGCCGTCGTCGTCCTGGCGGTGCTGCTCGTCCCGACGAGCCTCATGCTCGTGCTCCTCGTAGGCGGGATCGTGAGCTGGGCGCTGCCCGGGAGGCTCCGGGCGCCGCGCGTGCTGTGGCTGGTGAGCTTCTACGTCGTGTGGGACGCCGTCGCGCTGGTCGCGCTGTTCGGGCTCTGGGTGGGGTCGGGGTTCGGGTGGGCGCTGGACCGTCCGGGCTTCCGGCGCGCGCACGTCCGGCTCGCGGGCGCGATGCTGTCGGTGCTGTTCTGGCAGGTGCGCTGGACGCTCCGGCTGCAGATCGACGCCGACCTGAGCGAGGCGGGCGGTCTGGACGGCGCCCCGATGCTCGTCGTGAGCCGGCACGCGGGGCCCGGGGACTCGTTCGTCCTCATGGACCGGATCCTCAACACGGCGCGGCGCGAGCCCCGGGTCGTGCTCAAGGACACGCTGCAGTGGGACCCGGCGATCGACGTGCTGCTGCACCGGATCCCGTCGTACTTCGTCGTGCCGCGCTCGCGCCGGCGGCCGGGGGCGCCCACCGGCACCGAGGCCGTGACCGCGCTCGCGACCGGTCTCGCGCCGGACTCCGCGGTGCTGCTGTTCCCCGAGGGCGGGAACGTCACCCCGCGGCGGCGTGACGCGCGCATCGCCGCCCTCCGGGCCGCGGGCGAGGACGACCTCGCCGAGCTCGCCGTCACGATGCCGCACGTCATGGCGCCGCACGTGGGCGGCTTCCTCGCCGCGCTCGACGCGACCCCGACGACGGGCGTCGCGGTCGTGGCGCACACGGGTCTCGAGCGCCTGGTCGCCCCGCGGGACATCTGGCGCGAGCTGCCGATGGACAAGCGCCTGACGCTCAAGGTGTGGTCCACGCCCCGCGCGGACCTGCCGAGCGGCGACGAGGAGCGTGCCGCGTGGCTCTACGCCCAGTGGGTCCGGCTCGACGCGTGGCTCGCCGCCGCCGGCGCTCCCACCGCGTCGCCGGCGCGGCCCGGGCGACGCGGACCCACCCCCTGAGGGGTGCACGCACGACGCCCCGCGGCCGGAGGTCCGGCCGCGGGGCGTCGTCGGTGCTCGAGGCACCGTGGTCGTGCACCCTGGGTCAGGCGAGGACCTCGCGCAGCAGCGCGGCGGTCTCGGACGGCGTCTTGCCGACCTTGACGCCGACGGCCTCGAGGGCCTCCTTCTTGGCCTGCGCGGTGCCCGCGGAGCCGGAGACGATCGCGCCGGCGTGGCCCATCGTCTTGCCCTCGGGGGCGGTGA
This region includes:
- a CDS encoding DUF6350 family protein, whose product is MSTTSTTRGARTRTVDGSPAPAPVVVRRGPSGVLAALQALALSLAVVVLPGVVAFLASSTGTSEGGGWGQSVTIAAGFWLLGHGVPLVASGTTVTLVPLGLTALALFCCFASARRSAHTTTSAWVAGTVTYALATLGVALLAGSTPLWGLGVAVVGGAVVGGLGLGAGILARPDAPFVGDLTQRLDRWLPPSVRLGLRGGLLGTSLLAGASAVVVGAWLVAGRATSGDIVAGLVPGTVGGIVLALAQLAVLPNLVAWAGAWLVGPGFAVGEGSAFAPTGSEPGALPAIPMLGALPGDDWTNSLTPWVPAVVVAFGVVAGTFVWRRLRDVTRTHPDDDVRWLDVGLAVAGVAVGAGLLVGLVSWLAGGAVGPGRLEVVGADALVVGALAAAEIGGGAALAILWARLDVLGRRHADPLDDEARPPR
- a CDS encoding patatin-like phospholipase family protein, which gives rise to MTTSPAPTAFVLGGGGVRGAVQIGMLRALLERGIAPDLVVGTSIGAINGAALAADPTLAVVPRLESAWSSPAAAQVYGEAWYRQVRRLATTRTHLASPAPLRALLRQVLGARATFADLDVPLVVAAASIERAAERWFSEGPLVDAVLASASVPGALPPTRIGDEHYVDGGVVSSIPLGEAVRRGARTVWVLQVGRIEEPLRPPRTAVEVAKVTFEIARRHRFARELAEVPDDVTVHVLPSGGPLPGDDRLSSSRRLDTTRARASSSYAASRRYLEDLGGDA
- a CDS encoding 1-acyl-sn-glycerol-3-phosphate acyltransferase; its protein translation is MNVAPPPRWVRRLLLAPAVVVLAVLLVPTSLMLVLLVGGIVSWALPGRLRAPRVLWLVSFYVVWDAVALVALFGLWVGSGFGWALDRPGFRRAHVRLAGAMLSVLFWQVRWTLRLQIDADLSEAGGLDGAPMLVVSRHAGPGDSFVLMDRILNTARREPRVVLKDTLQWDPAIDVLLHRIPSYFVVPRSRRRPGAPTGTEAVTALATGLAPDSAVLLFPEGGNVTPRRRDARIAALRAAGEDDLAELAVTMPHVMAPHVGGFLAALDATPTTGVAVVAHTGLERLVAPRDIWRELPMDKRLTLKVWSTPRADLPSGDEERAAWLYAQWVRLDAWLAAAGAPTASPARPGRRGPTP